The Centropristis striata isolate RG_2023a ecotype Rhode Island chromosome 1, C.striata_1.0, whole genome shotgun sequence nucleotide sequence AAAGAGCTCTGACACATATATCTGTGATACTTTAAGggaattatttttgcattgaaataaacAGTATAATTTCTCTGGCTGTATTTTcagaattaatattaattttatccCCACTTTGGGGAGTGTGCTCTGCCTGCATCATTAGAGAGGCTACATGTTTACTTGTAAGCTACTGTAAACATGTTATATCCATAGTCATAAATTTTGTATCATGATTGCAGGGAGAAAACAAAATGCCTTTTTTGTGCTTTTCCCTCCTGGCATCTCAGAGAGTTATCCGAAAATATTTTCCTCTCACATTCTGTACACACCCTAATTTGTTTTGGCATCTATCTGGCATGTGACTATATCAAATAATATTCCAAGTGCTCTGAGGTAGTATCAACTTACAGCCAAGCAAAGCAAAATGTGACACAGAACGCTGAGTAATCTGCCTCTGATCTCTGCAGACAAACCACACAAGTCTTTCCCTAAAACCAACCACACTGGATTCATAATTCATTCCCGCAATGGCATTCATTAAAAGTTAATTAATTATCACATTGGTCTTCTTTTATCTAGCGTAATGAAATTACTTACATAACTTTGTTGAGTGATTAAGTTATGTGTTCTTTGAACAAAACAGATTTCACAATAAAGGCAGtgaaacttttgttttaaaCAGACTTGAGATTTAACACAAGCTATTGATCATGCTTTATTCCTGGTTTCTGGAGCTAAATGGAACATGTTAAAGCATGTTAAATAGAACTGAAAGTTCATTGAGAGAGTGATTGTGTGCAAGAGAGagaagtagagagagagaggctaaTTTCCTGTGTCACACCGGGAGCAACTGCGGTGTTTGTGGGtaaacagacagggagagagtgaCAACAGTAGCAACAAACACCAATCACAACCATCATTTCCTCTGCAAGAGGAAGTGAAACTGGAGCAAGTGTTGACTGGAGATGGAGGAATTAGATATTATACATCAGTATCTCTATTTCTGTTGACaaatctctttttctctccatcaaactttttttctcttgattttTCAAATGAACTTTAAGGAAAAACAAGTCATGCAAAGATTTATAAAAAATCTCTCTCTGCTTATGTAACTATTAAGAGATATTTGCATAATATAATAGCAAGATATGCACAGTAAATAGTATACACCAGTGCATGCACTTGTGCAGAAAATACCTggtaaaaacaatgtaaaaatttGAATTTATGAATTGATCTTAATGCTCCATTAGACAACTGATGGTGCATAACATATTACAGGATACTATGGGCTTCAAAAGATACTGCAAATTAGTTATGTCCTCTAGATTCGAGTAGGAAAAGGTTGCAATTATTTTGTCTGTTCGGCAGTACGGCTTTATTATGATGCATTTGGTCTATAAATACAGGTTCAAAGACGTTGATCTCTAAATTGGGACACCACTACTGATCTGTTCACTCTAATAATGCACAAAACTTCACTGGCATACCTTGATGTTTCAAGTTAAAGTTGAAAATGCATTACAGCAactgtttgtctttctgtctccacAGAGTGATCCGCTCCCCTCGTCGCTGGTCGACCTGGTGAGGAACTCTCCCATCTCCTCCGTGGACGacctgaagctgctgctgcagcaggagacagATGCAATAGGTACTAATAAtgataaccacacacacacacacacacacacacacacttgcacacagtaATAAGACAGACATGGAGGAGGTAAGGGTTTGGGTGTGTCTACAGAGGCCTGAAGAGATAGGAATGCAGAAAGGGAGAGAGCATCAGCGCACATGCCAGGCACCATGTTAAGGCAATATTTACCAGAGACAGCAGCAAGAATGATGAACCAGCTtaatgagaaagagagagagagagagagagagagacacagagagagagacagagacagagacagagagagagagaaagagagagagagagagagagagagagagagagagaatagctGTGACCTTGGTGTGTTTTGGACaaactgagacagagagagagaaacttccAGCACAAGGTCACTGCATTGTTCTCCCGCTCTGGATTCCTCTCCATGTTTTgaaatatgtgtatgtgtgtgtgtgtgtgtgtgtgtgtgtgtgtgtgtgagacagaaagagaccCCCTCCACCCACTCCCCCTCTACGCCTCCGCCCCCTCTAAACAGAGTCCAAACAAACAGCCATGCTCAAGCAGCTCGGCTGGTGATTAAAAAATTCATTAATCTTATCCTTCTGAAGAACCAagtcacacatacatatattaataGACAGCCCTTTGATCATTCCATATGCATAAATAACACGGTGACATAACAGCGACCACAGAGAGGAACCAACAGAGGGAAGGATCCTCAGAAACAGGGCGCGAGGAAATGACTCAGAGTGtatgtttttatcaagaaaCTTTTTTTGCTGGAGACTTTGAGTTGAAGGGTCTGATTTGTGGCAGCAGATTAATTATTTGTGGATTCTTGTTGctttaactttttgttttccCCTTTCTTCAGTTTATACTTtttgagaaaactttttttgcagttgttTCTTAACCCCTGCACTGATTAAAATTTCATTCATCaccatacaaataaaaacatgaccaTATGAACTTTTGGCACGAGTTTGAGAAAGATAAGATTTGCAGATATGGTGCAGTTATAGCAGACTGATTCCTATTGGCCAGCTGGCTgaaacagatttaaaatgtgtcaatatataaaaagaggaagaaaggaaTCAGTCTAACAAAACATGTAGACACAGATAAATGCATGGATAAAATTACAAAGGAGCTTCTGAGAACAATAAGAAACTGTTCTCTTTCTGCACCAGGCAGCTAATTAGGGCTAACAGGCAACCAAATAACACCATGTGCATCTGTGtattgcacaaacacacacacacacacacacacactgaccaaaAGCAATCTACACCAGGGATATAATTAGGACTAAGGGGCAACAGTATGAAATAACGACATATGTAAGAGTGCAAACACGCACACTCACAGATCCACACATGAGCTATATTTAACCTCTCATATCTCCCCAACAGTATTCTTGACAGTGCCGGGACAAATTGTGGCAGAAAATAGCCTAATTGTTTTAGCGGGAGGAGAAAAAATGGCTTCCTTTGTGCAATGAACAATGAGCTTTGCTAAAAACTGCCCTAAAAGCCTGTACATGCTTTACAGATTTCTGTCATCGCTTGTAGAAGTGCTGGCTCAATGTTTTCAGATAGAAGTTAAGATATTAAGTTGACTTTATTGactctttgtttgtgtttttgtctccttCTCATCTCTCCCCCTCCTAATCTCACCTCCTCCTATGGATTTTTctgcagaagaggaagaagacgaGCATGATATTCTAACAAACCACACCCATGGGCGATACACTAGAAGTCTTGGTAGGTTTCCGAATCTATTTGTGTCCCttcctgtgtctttttctgtccatCTGCTTCCGCTATCTGTCTCCCAACACTTCTAATGCCTTAAGCCTCcttattactaaaaaaaaacactcacacattatcttcttcctccctctcctcctccaccagttGAGGCGCAGCCAGCCCAGCAGGCGGTGTGTAAAGTTCGGACAGAGGTGATGGAGGTTACGAGGTCCATGCTGGACCGCCGAAATGCCAACTTCCTGTTGTGGCCGCCGTGCGTGGAGGTGCAGCGATGTTCAGGTTGCTGCAACACCAGGATGCTGCAGTGTGTCCCCACCGTTACCTCCAGCAGATACCTGCAGGTAAACAATGCATACAGCTGCTacgaagaaagaagaaaaataattattcttTAATAATTCCAAgcaaattatgattaaaaactaagaaaaagacataacTGGCTAAATTGAGTTTTGCCTGATTTGATGCATCACATGAGCACAGGTCAATTGCTTGTGCACAATGTGATTGTCAATATGTTCTTgaattttacatacattttccaTATGGTGATATATACATCATGATGTTAATTGTCAAATCAAAGCAGCTTAAAGGCTCGAAAGCTTCAAAAAGctctgttttgtcattttaatatatttcctTCAATGGGTGATTTTTGCACTTACacagaaattgcatttttatatgcacaatcattttattttagcttTAGCTTTATATGCATGTACAGTACACTAAACATGACGTCAATGTCAATATTTATCTGCACTTGTCCATGACACATATactaaaacataattaaatctGATTCAATGCATTATGAAACTTTAGAACAAGTAATGCAGCATTTCTTTCATGAGTAAATTATACAGTAGAAACCTGGGCATAAGGCCACAAAATTTAGTTGAATTATTAGCTTCCCTGGTACTCAGCCAGTCAGATTGCTCTGCTGCTTGTTGCAACAGGCATCTCTGCTCATAGAAAGCTGTAGTATGTTGTTTTGAGTCATCAAAACAATCAGGCCGAATCTGTTTGCAAACTTTCTTATTTTCCATCATGGCTGGACCCCAAACGTAATGATTCCTAGATGTCACTTTTGAGTGCTAATGTTATTTATCTGTTCTCCAGGTGATAAAGATCCAGTACATAAACAGGAAAGCCCACTATGACAAAGCCATCATCTCAGTGGAAGACCACGTAAGCTGCAGGTGCCAACCTTCTACATCTTCCTCGTCCTCCTCATCCTCGTCTGTTCCCGTCCCTCGCACCTCCGTTCAGACCAACCCTAACCCGCCACCACCTCCACCGCAGCAGCCTCCCCCTTCCTCCCACCTTCCTTTGCCCCTCCCCCGGACCGTCCACCCTGCTCCGCCAAAGACTCACGCTTCCAAGGCCGACCTCCATCGCCACGATGATTTGAAGCACAACCAGCAGCACTACCACCCCGAGGAACGTGAACCGGTGGCGAGGCAGTGGCAGCAGGGCAGTTACACCCAGCTGGTGCACTGGACGCAGCCCAGGGTGCACCAGGCGCCGACACATGTGCAGCCGGGGGCGCACCAGCCCATCGTCGGGGTGCTAGGGCCGGTCAGCAGCTGGCCGTCTGAAGCGAGGGCGGAGCATAGTGTCATGGGAGGTACACCGCAGGTCGGGCACGGGAGCGGGTATGACGGGAGCAGGGAGGAGAGTAGCGTGCATGTCACAACCAGCGGTGGAGAAGCGCATCATCCAGATCACATGCAGAGGCAGCAACAGTTGTTACAGCATCAGCAAAGACAGCAGTTTCAGCAGCAGTATCAGTATCATCATCAGCCACATTATCCGCAGCAGTTCAACCACGGAGGAGCGGACGACAAAGAGCTGAGGACACAATATCGACTCAACACCCCCCAATCAGACAGCGCCTCTCCCCCCGATAGCCCAACCCAGCTGCCAAAATTTGCAGAAAAACCCACCCGTCCTATGACCACCATTCAGAAAGACTCAGTGACCagccaaaaaattacacaggTCACACAACAGAAACAGACTGAGACTGTAACAAGCAGTCAAAAAGAAGGGAGCGAGAGGGAGGAAAGTGGGTCGGCGAATAGTGGGGACTCTGCATCCGTAGAGCTGGCCAATCAGGGGAAGGGAAAAGACTCAAAACTGACCAGTGAGGTTAGTCATttaacagaggaggagaggagacagaaggTTCTGGAGATGATACAGAGGGAACCTGAAGGACAGCCTCATCTTCATCCACATCATCCCCAGCAAAGACCAAAGCCGACCACATTTAAAACAggtgtgtgacagtgtgtgttagtgtgggTGAAGGGTGGGATGAAGGCAATGTAATGAAAtgccaaatgtatttttatatcagATGATCCAAAATGCACAGATTGGACCTTGGACCTAAAAGAATCAGGCTTGTTGCAAAAATAGTACTCCTGCagacatgaagaaaaaacaaaaacttaaaaagttCATGATGCATGCTGTCTGGTGTTGCAAAATGCTGTTAGAGCTGTGGTTGCGTGCAGAGTATGTGATTTTGGACTCATTTGCATTCATCAAAACCAACAATAAAGGTTTATGCGCCACTAAAAGCACAATACAATGATGCAGTAAGTGACCCTTATCAAATTTAATGCAAGTGAGATTGAAGGGAAaccactactattactactactgctacaCTCCAGTAGTCATGTGTttattgtcttgtattttagctTTTAATGTGCAAGAGAATCAGTGGGAGAGTTTCCCAGGCAGGAAGCAGCCCAGTGTACACATATGACGAAACATCATGGTCACATGTGTCCTGCTATTCTTCCTCGTCCCCCTGAGAGCTCTGCAGTCAGAGAGCTGGACTTCCCACTGCTTCATGTTTGACTTAAACCTGCAAGCAGCCACAGGCTTTGTTACACAGACCTCAAGGTTATCAGCTGCCCTTCAGAGTGCAGTCAGGGGCTACACACCCTGGGGCTATATTGAAACCAAGATGAAACCGCTGTTCATGTGTTGCATTCAGTACTTGGTTTGATaggggaaaaaagtatttttttttgttttttccccctatgtgtttgttatttgttatggCTCTCTGGTAACAGTATCAAGTACTGAAACTTAAaccacaaagactcacacaaCAGCATTACTTGTTTCCCACTTTAGCCAATTAAAAGTACTAGGTTAAGGAAACATTGCCCCCatgataaaaaagaaaccaaTGTTGATGCAACGGGACACAAACTCAGCCTCCGGTGTTGAAGTCAGATGCTTTAATGTCACACTTCCTCCtgctttgctgttgtttttaaccgTTCAAACAAATGACCAGTGTTGTGGGTTTTCATAAGGAGACAGTCTTCTGAATTCTTTGCTGATCACTCACAGATTAAATTTCTGATATCAGATATCAATGTTCATTTAGGAACGTGTGAGCTGTTTTCaaagttggttaaaaaaaaaaaagactctgtATCTGACACTGTTTTGTTCTTAACATGTCTTCTCTTGATTTCTTTCAGCCCTCTCCACTGCGGCTCCCATCCCGCCCGCAGCACGTCAGGCCCCGTTCCGTCCAGCCTCGCCTCGCCGCAGGAGGAAACATCGCAAACGCATCAGCAAAGCAGCCATCAGAGCCATGATCATGTAGAGCTGCAGGTGAGAAAATGAGCCCTGAGGGAAGAAGGGAGGGGTGGTGGCCCTGACCTTGTAGCCAGAGGCAGCTTTGGATGAAGCAGAATGACAGGGGAAAAGTTCTTTAACCTGAAATTACTACTTTTGAATTGCTATAGCAGGGTCTCTGACCTTCTTGTCAGGTCaagagaaaaatacattaacCTGTAGTTAATGTTGCTGTTCTCTAGAACAGTGGTTCACAAATGGTGTGGCACGTGGAATTTTGTGACAACCATACACTATTAATGCATAATGGCTCACAGCCATAATGTCCTCATTCTTAATGTAATGAttgctattttaaacatgtggttaatgttgtcaagTGGTTGCAGGTTGTATAGCTTTAGGGACAAAAAGAGCTAGATGCACCTGTCTTGTAAACGGGGCCTCTGACTGCAGTCGACATCACTTGCACCTGCTGAAACAACTAATAGTGACCCATATGACCTTTTGGTCAAATGACCCATATCGCGGTTTGcagagcattctaaaaatagtcATCGTCGGCACTGACagcatcattatacatacatttatggttggcggttgtaaaaaaaatctgcagtttaaggtcagtttgaacagtaaataagtgtatgtaaatgctggaaatgaTATGAGGACGACGTGACTGCTGAAAGTGACATAGTTTTGTAAAACCTTGAGGCACCGAatttcagtgatgtttaaaccaCATCGTTTacgtttgttttcacatggggcataaaccccgtt carries:
- the LOC131975239 gene encoding G-box-binding factor-like — encoded protein: MRSWVLLLLLAALSAVRLRLGSAESDPLPSSLVDLVRNSPISSVDDLKLLLQQETDAIEEEEDEHDILTNHTHGRYTRSLVEAQPAQQAVCKVRTEVMEVTRSMLDRRNANFLLWPPCVEVQRCSGCCNTRMLQCVPTVTSSRYLQVIKIQYINRKAHYDKAIISVEDHVSCRCQPSTSSSSSSSSSVPVPRTSVQTNPNPPPPPPQQPPPSSHLPLPLPRTVHPAPPKTHASKADLHRHDDLKHNQQHYHPEEREPVARQWQQGSYTQLVHWTQPRVHQAPTHVQPGAHQPIVGVLGPVSSWPSEARAEHSVMGGTPQVGHGSGYDGSREESSVHVTTSGGEAHHPDHMQRQQQLLQHQQRQQFQQQYQYHHQPHYPQQFNHGGADDKELRTQYRLNTPQSDSASPPDSPTQLPKFAEKPTRPMTTIQKDSVTSQKITQVTQQKQTETVTSSQKEGSEREESGSANSGDSASVELANQGKGKDSKLTSEVSHLTEEERRQKVLEMIQREPEGQPHLHPHHPQQRPKPTTFKTALSTAAPIPPAARQAPFRPASPRRRRKHRKRISKAAIRAMIM